One Turneriella parva DSM 21527 genomic region harbors:
- a CDS encoding DUF1156 domain-containing protein yields MANYSQTLTGLGKWWGRKPLVLVRATIVGLLMPASDNAERDREIFLKIMTMDEDGLWQRYQAKEGKLPAKVIYEILTDEEHHARVIKALQKVDHGLTLPMFEADQKDHTKIWADYFKVEGDKISWAKFSKETGDHVKAALERIAFSALYYDEKLDYCVRPEQIAGPSAAAFKEINAHLGTKAKNLQELIQELGQRRFGHNPKVGDAFCGGGSIPFEAARLGCDVYASDLNPVAALLTWAAIHIVGGGPEVAEQVKKAQQEVYDAVDQQICEWGIEHNARGHRADAYLYCVEVKDPETGWMVPLAPSWVIGEKTKTVGILVPDEKKKRYDIKIKMNATAAEMKAAKEGTVKSNYVVHPKNPNPIPMSIIRRENSGGLRLWENEDVVPRPDDVFQERLYCIRWVVPPAHERVRTLVRLARLQKDNEEHKLLLDEIDEKQAKNLKKATGIDLSGYSYSIDNYAIRKVIKDHGDAEHEEKRGQIAVTDEAFELIPYVLQNYDKVSVSPEKNKRGLEVLIFEKRINGAIFYLTETRTGKKELSLNTMYIRRGRDNALADPAPSSGTLPLGDNNDHFRELCQELISKATDKEYRYYAAPDQADLQREAKVLSLLQASFAEWQKNGIVPSRKIESGYNTDQPIRERGWTHWHHLFCARQLLFLGFLNSKIQSVGGDLIAGNLSLFGSITNWNSKLCRFRVGGSKESISETYSNQALNTLFDYAIRGFSEIRERWYGGGLVFDVKNVSHAGTAIIETTVAEKVICDNDLWITDPPYADAINYHELSEFFLAWYEKFLNRLFPAWSNDSRRSLAIQGDGEGFRRAMVKAYSNLCRLMPDNGMQTVMFTHQDAGVWADLAVILWASGLQVTSAWTIATETTSALKEGNYVQGTVLLILRKNISSDVAFLDEMVPRIEQEVKAQVESMERIEDKEEPNFSDTDYQLAAYAAALRVITGYRQIEDLNVERELSRTGKDAKSPLESIIENARNVAAAIRIPEAFDILLWRSISPEERYYLRGLDFESKGENKAGAFQELAKNYGIRDYTELLGSVRANEARVKTAAEFGSGQMTGDGFNSSTLRHLLYAINISVAEENPEVGRNYLRSELPDFWSRRQNIIKLLEYLSRFEHSVRHRSAEFKMAGLLAGVLTNDAG; encoded by the coding sequence ATGGCAAACTACAGCCAGACGCTGACGGGCCTTGGCAAATGGTGGGGGCGCAAACCGCTGGTGCTAGTGCGCGCGACGATTGTCGGTCTATTGATGCCAGCCAGCGATAACGCTGAAAGGGATCGTGAAATCTTTTTGAAGATCATGACCATGGATGAAGATGGTCTTTGGCAACGTTACCAGGCGAAGGAAGGCAAACTTCCAGCCAAGGTTATCTATGAAATCTTGACCGATGAGGAACACCATGCTCGGGTTATAAAAGCCTTACAGAAAGTGGATCACGGACTGACTCTGCCGATGTTTGAAGCAGATCAGAAAGATCACACAAAGATATGGGCTGATTACTTTAAGGTCGAGGGCGATAAGATTTCCTGGGCCAAATTCTCCAAAGAGACAGGAGACCACGTCAAAGCGGCTTTGGAGCGCATTGCCTTCAGCGCACTTTATTACGACGAGAAGCTGGACTACTGCGTTAGGCCTGAGCAGATCGCAGGCCCATCGGCCGCTGCTTTCAAGGAGATCAATGCTCACCTGGGCACAAAAGCAAAGAACTTACAAGAATTGATTCAAGAGCTGGGTCAACGCCGTTTTGGTCATAACCCGAAAGTCGGTGATGCATTCTGCGGTGGCGGAAGCATTCCCTTTGAGGCAGCACGCCTGGGCTGCGATGTGTATGCCTCAGATCTGAATCCGGTCGCGGCACTACTCACCTGGGCGGCGATTCACATTGTCGGCGGTGGGCCTGAAGTGGCTGAACAAGTCAAAAAGGCACAACAGGAAGTCTATGATGCCGTCGACCAACAGATTTGCGAATGGGGAATCGAGCACAATGCCAGGGGACATCGCGCCGACGCGTATCTGTACTGTGTCGAAGTCAAAGACCCTGAAACAGGCTGGATGGTGCCTCTCGCTCCGTCCTGGGTGATCGGTGAGAAGACCAAGACAGTTGGCATTCTGGTGCCCGATGAAAAGAAGAAGCGTTACGACATCAAAATCAAGATGAACGCTACTGCGGCTGAAATGAAGGCCGCCAAAGAAGGCACGGTCAAGAGTAACTACGTCGTTCATCCTAAGAACCCCAACCCGATACCGATGTCGATCATTCGCCGTGAGAATTCAGGTGGATTGCGGTTGTGGGAAAACGAAGACGTGGTGCCGCGGCCAGACGACGTTTTTCAAGAACGCCTCTACTGTATTCGCTGGGTCGTGCCGCCAGCACACGAGCGAGTACGCACGTTGGTTCGCCTTGCACGATTGCAGAAGGACAACGAAGAGCACAAATTACTGCTCGATGAAATCGATGAGAAGCAGGCAAAGAATCTTAAGAAGGCCACTGGTATTGATCTCAGCGGATACTCTTACTCTATCGACAACTATGCAATACGCAAGGTCATCAAAGACCATGGTGATGCAGAACATGAAGAGAAACGCGGACAAATCGCAGTGACCGATGAGGCGTTTGAACTCATACCCTATGTTTTGCAGAATTATGACAAAGTCTCTGTGTCGCCTGAGAAGAACAAGCGCGGCTTAGAGGTTTTGATTTTCGAGAAGCGCATCAACGGTGCAATCTTCTACCTGACAGAGACCCGCACGGGAAAAAAGGAACTCAGTCTCAATACGATGTATATACGAAGGGGGCGTGACAATGCCCTTGCGGACCCTGCACCATCGTCCGGAACGCTCCCCCTTGGGGACAATAATGATCATTTTCGTGAGCTGTGTCAAGAATTAATCAGCAAGGCGACAGATAAGGAATATCGCTATTATGCAGCACCTGACCAGGCGGATTTGCAGCGTGAGGCCAAGGTATTGTCCTTGTTGCAGGCAAGTTTCGCAGAGTGGCAGAAGAATGGTATTGTTCCATCTCGAAAGATTGAATCAGGATATAATACGGATCAACCGATTCGGGAGCGCGGATGGACGCACTGGCATCATTTGTTTTGTGCTCGGCAATTACTATTTTTGGGGTTTCTGAACTCAAAGATTCAGAGCGTAGGTGGAGATCTCATTGCGGGAAACCTATCCCTATTCGGCTCGATCACGAATTGGAATAGCAAACTATGTCGCTTCCGCGTAGGAGGTAGCAAAGAGTCTATTTCGGAAACATATTCAAATCAGGCCTTAAATACCCTATTTGATTACGCGATTAGAGGATTTTCGGAGATTCGGGAACGTTGGTATGGTGGTGGTTTGGTCTTCGACGTAAAGAACGTAAGCCATGCTGGCACCGCTATAATTGAAACAACCGTTGCAGAAAAGGTTATCTGCGATAATGACCTTTGGATTACTGATCCGCCATACGCAGATGCTATTAATTATCATGAGCTTTCTGAGTTCTTCTTAGCGTGGTATGAAAAATTTCTTAACCGGCTTTTTCCTGCTTGGAGCAATGATTCACGCCGGTCACTTGCAATTCAAGGTGATGGTGAAGGTTTCCGACGAGCAATGGTTAAGGCGTATTCAAATCTTTGCAGGCTCATGCCCGACAACGGAATGCAAACCGTCATGTTCACCCATCAAGACGCAGGTGTATGGGCAGACCTTGCTGTCATTCTTTGGGCGTCCGGGCTTCAAGTTACTTCTGCGTGGACAATTGCTACTGAAACGACCTCAGCCCTTAAAGAAGGTAACTACGTTCAAGGTACTGTGCTCCTGATTTTGAGGAAGAATATCTCGTCTGATGTCGCCTTTCTCGATGAGATGGTACCCCGCATTGAACAAGAAGTCAAAGCTCAGGTTGAATCGATGGAGCGCATCGAAGACAAAGAAGAACCCAATTTTTCCGACACCGATTACCAGCTCGCGGCGTATGCCGCAGCCTTGCGCGTCATCACCGGTTATCGGCAGATTGAAGACCTCAACGTCGAACGAGAACTCTCGCGCACGGGCAAAGATGCCAAAAGTCCGCTCGAAAGCATCATCGAAAACGCGCGCAATGTTGCGGCAGCAATACGTATTCCTGAAGCCTTTGACATCCTTCTCTGGAGATCCATCTCTCCCGAAGAACGCTATTACCTGCGCGGGCTGGATTTTGAATCGAAAGGCGAAAACAAAGCCGGTGCGTTTCAAGAACTGGCGAAGAACTATGGCATTCGGGATTACACCGAGCTTTTGGGCAGCGTGAGGGCCAATGAAGCACGGGTGAAAACTGCGGCTGAGTTTGGTTCCGGGCAGATGACGGGTGACGGCTTTAATAGCTCAACCCTGCGGCATCTGTTGTATGCAATCAACATCTCTGTCGCCGAAGAGAACCCAGAAGTTGGTCGCAATTACTTACGATCAGAGCTTCCTGACTTTTGGTCGCGTCGGCAGAATATCATCAAATTGCTCGAATATCTCTCGCGCTTTGAACACAGCGTGAGACACCGCAGCGCCGAATTCAAAATGGCTGGGCTTCTGGCCGGGGTGCTGACCAACGACGCAGGCTGA